A section of the Bacteroidia bacterium genome encodes:
- a CDS encoding PhoX family protein, whose amino-acid sequence MVARLMPHKNTGYTLLCILCFAIQHTFAQLPTIYPYPECDTANVPVVPKLPRGFSYKILFQEETPVYNAQSAKQGKAKRNLDYLAFIPTDSTGNKGLIYVSHETNDTSTVLGDGGGGTVFNVVKSKKDNIWAIDGKIHNIDFKPVGGTYNNCSGAITPAKNILTAEEFPPASNTELYRKGRGFRDTTDFSGIKRYQNMGWMVEVDPFSHKALRKLYAMGRFSHEGALIMPDRKTVYLADDFAPAVFFKFVADTPEIFDKGQLFAFKQQDALHGEWIPLPRDLDSLIYARDVAIKRGATLFLRFEWMTLVDNRLFITETGADSFSLQKSIDLGGKPAFHLEQYKVSSPEGDLYDYPYGSVLAFDVTQNVMSQHLAGGSSPQDPFKHFSNPDCITHFEKDGKKYLVISEDVVRTDRGRCSSYAETNKLNYNEVFLLDTSIPVPRVHDLHRIMVAPLGCETTGSFFSPDQKTLFINIQHPSEKNPTPFNKSTMIMVSGF is encoded by the coding sequence ATGGTTGCACGGTTGATGCCCCATAAAAACACAGGATATACGTTGTTGTGTATCCTGTGTTTTGCTATTCAGCATACTTTTGCTCAACTTCCGACAATTTATCCTTACCCTGAATGCGATACCGCAAATGTGCCGGTTGTGCCAAAACTCCCGCGTGGTTTTTCCTATAAGATATTATTCCAAGAAGAAACACCCGTTTACAATGCACAATCTGCCAAACAGGGAAAAGCCAAACGAAACTTAGATTACCTTGCTTTTATTCCCACAGATTCAACCGGAAATAAAGGTCTAATTTATGTTTCCCACGAAACCAATGATACCTCAACAGTTTTGGGAGATGGCGGCGGAGGAACCGTTTTTAATGTAGTTAAATCTAAAAAAGATAACATTTGGGCAATAGATGGAAAAATTCATAATATTGATTTTAAGCCGGTTGGGGGAACCTACAACAATTGTTCAGGCGCGATAACTCCTGCCAAAAACATCCTAACTGCCGAAGAGTTTCCTCCGGCTTCTAATACTGAATTATACCGTAAAGGGAGAGGCTTCCGAGATACTACAGATTTTTCCGGCATAAAACGATACCAAAATATGGGCTGGATGGTAGAGGTAGATCCTTTTTCCCACAAAGCACTCCGCAAATTATATGCGATGGGACGTTTTTCGCACGAAGGAGCATTAATTATGCCGGACAGAAAAACGGTGTATTTAGCAGACGACTTTGCCCCAGCAGTATTCTTTAAGTTTGTGGCAGATACTCCTGAAATTTTTGATAAAGGGCAACTATTTGCATTTAAGCAGCAAGACGCACTACACGGAGAATGGATACCTTTGCCGCGAGATTTAGATTCGCTAATATATGCCCGCGACGTAGCTATTAAACGAGGTGCTACATTATTTCTTCGATTTGAGTGGATGACCCTCGTTGATAATAGACTGTTTATCACCGAAACAGGTGCAGATTCTTTCTCCCTGCAAAAAAGCATAGATTTAGGCGGGAAGCCTGCATTCCACTTAGAGCAATATAAAGTTTCATCTCCCGAAGGAGATTTGTATGACTATCCCTATGGCTCTGTACTCGCCTTTGATGTAACCCAAAATGTAATGTCTCAGCATCTTGCAGGCGGAAGTTCTCCCCAAGACCCCTTTAAGCACTTTTCAAATCCCGATTGTATCACCCATTTTGAAAAAGACGGAAAGAAGTATCTTGTTATCAGCGAAGATGTAGTTCGCACAGACAGAGGACGTTGCTCGTCTTATGCAGAAACCAATAAACTAAACTATAACGAGGTTTTTTTGCTGGATACATCTATTCCCGTACCTCGAGTCCATGATTTGCACCGGATAATGGTAGCACCTTTGGGCTGCGAAACCACCGGATCTTTTTTCTCCCCAGACCAGAAAACGCTATTTATCAATATTCAACATCCCAGTGAAAAAAATCCCACTCCCTTCAACAAATCAACGATGATTATGGTATCGGGATTTTAA
- a CDS encoding TerD family protein, which produces MAINLQKGGKFNLTKQEPGLKKALIGLGWELKTTQALDLDASIFMLSSSGKVPVDEFFIFYNNLKSPDGSVQHTGDNRSGIGDDDDEMVLANLASVDAVIQEIIIIVSIHDGIAKRQHFGLLADAYIRIVDVDTKREILRYNLGSEFSDMTEVEFGRLRRENNEWQFQATGNGTKIGLEGYVNKYT; this is translated from the coding sequence ATGGCAATTAACCTACAAAAGGGAGGTAAGTTTAACCTTACAAAACAAGAACCTGGCCTCAAAAAAGCCCTTATTGGGTTGGGTTGGGAGCTTAAAACTACCCAAGCATTAGACTTAGATGCTTCTATTTTTATGCTAAGTAGTAGCGGAAAAGTACCCGTAGATGAGTTTTTTATATTTTATAATAATTTGAAGTCTCCGGACGGATCTGTTCAGCATACTGGTGATAACCGGAGCGGTATCGGTGATGATGATGACGAAATGGTTTTGGCAAACCTTGCAAGTGTAGATGCTGTTATTCAAGAAATTATCATTATAGTAAGTATCCATGACGGGATAGCCAAACGGCAGCATTTCGGGTTACTTGCCGATGCCTACATCAGAATTGTGGATGTGGATACCAAGCGGGAAATCTTACGATATAACTTAGGAAGCGAATTTTCCGACATGACTGAGGTGGAATTTGGGCGGCTGCGTAGAGAAAATAACGAATGGCAATTTCAAGCTACCGGAAATGGCACTAAAATTGGCTTAGAAGGCTATGTAAATAAATATACCTGA
- a CDS encoding tellurium resistance TerZ family protein, protein MGINLDKKTGINLSKGSSISLEKQGAKLEHICVGVNWGAIQHSFFFNLFQQTETVDLDASVSLFDNKKNNVDTIFFNKLISADGAVQHSGDDRQGDLGRDDDLDNEVISVTLSKINPAIEQIVFFLNSFKNQDFAHIPYSKIRIYEGTPKYVQEVFATYNCSSERSFSGHVTMILAKLVRSGQNWEFKVIGEASPARGIRETIAEIQLKYL, encoded by the coding sequence ATGGGAATCAACTTAGACAAAAAAACCGGAATCAATCTCAGCAAGGGCAGTTCTATCTCTTTAGAAAAACAAGGGGCAAAGTTAGAGCATATTTGCGTTGGGGTAAATTGGGGGGCTATTCAGCATTCATTTTTTTTTAACTTATTTCAACAAACCGAAACCGTTGATTTAGATGCAAGCGTTTCGTTATTTGATAATAAAAAAAACAACGTTGATACTATTTTCTTTAATAAACTTATTTCGGCAGATGGAGCTGTTCAGCATAGCGGAGATGACCGCCAAGGTGATTTAGGGCGTGATGATGATCTTGATAATGAAGTAATTAGCGTTACACTTTCCAAAATAAATCCGGCTATTGAGCAAATTGTTTTTTTTTTAAATTCCTTTAAAAATCAGGATTTTGCGCATATTCCCTATTCCAAGATTCGCATTTATGAAGGTACTCCTAAATATGTGCAGGAAGTTTTTGCAACCTATAACTGTTCTTCGGAGCGTTCTTTTTCTGGGCACGTTACGATGATTTTGGCTAAATTAGTTCGTTCTGGGCAAAATTGGGAGTTTAAAGTTATTGGAGAGGCTTCACCGGCACGGGGAATTCGGGAAACTATCGCAGAAATTCAACTTAAATATTTGTAA
- a CDS encoding LptF/LptG family permease, producing MFLKKLHLLILRSFIGPFAAGFSVTLFILVLQFLAKYQDDIFGKGFGTWVIMQLFCYASASLCLLALPLAILLASLMTLGKLGENYELAAIKSAGISLFRVINPLALVTILLMGVAFALSFYLIPIANLKLYSLLYDVQQTKPELVLKPGLFYHGIDGYTLRISGKNPETNTLYDVQIYDHTQNRGVVQRILADSGSMIISPDKRSMMMTLFHGSQHNEPVPEPGKTQKWTYTRFYFDTLRYRFDLTGFSLNKTDEQLFASHQYMLNIQEIGTALDSMKKFRKTIAEETRLFLHPQFMFETRLQKHNNADTTTFSNPLSLFPQHQRKEICQRTLNSVRGSLNYLEVARLRNSELQRSEAKYSIEYHLKFCLPIACIIFLYIGAPLGAIIRKGGLGMPVIISIGFFILFYVLMTQGKKLAREDVLPTWLGVWIPILVTAPIAVYLSRQSTTDSRLFDLHSWKKMFNFHSFFKKAAILLLFSFMGGKVVAQQTLTARQAVDAALKNHYQIQVARSQADIAHINNHPSIAGALPVVTLTLNDNPQLSNLYQKLSNGTIIEKNYASSNSLNSQLAGTWTLFNGWKIQATQKRLAVLDSQARYNLDLTILETASATLLKYYDVLRQQAYLKTSQKLIETAQNKLQIIQQRIDMGRSTQDEFQQAEFDKNVAVQNFESQKLMLKYAEFDLLEQIQVSPDSSYRFPENFDIDTTLQYSKLYSNLSKHPYLLSALADVEVGVWLSKEAQSLRFPTLRLSAGYNYSLSQAAAGFSLLNQNYGPSAGISLSVPIFSGGAAKRTIESSNIQQQIQYQKLQGARQNQQIKFKKDWEAYQTAIQQLRNERQNILLAESLSNSALNKLKNGHISLWEATQAIENYERSLNRLINQQFAAKIAEIQLLATSATLSW from the coding sequence TTGTTTTTAAAAAAACTTCACCTTCTTATTCTGCGCTCTTTCATAGGGCCTTTCGCTGCTGGGTTCTCGGTAACACTTTTCATATTAGTGCTACAATTTTTAGCAAAATATCAGGATGATATTTTTGGAAAAGGGTTTGGTACTTGGGTCATTATGCAGCTATTTTGCTATGCTAGTGCCTCACTTTGTTTGCTGGCGTTACCCTTGGCTATTTTATTAGCTTCTTTAATGACACTTGGCAAATTAGGGGAAAACTATGAATTAGCAGCCATCAAATCCGCCGGAATCAGCCTCTTTCGGGTCATTAATCCATTGGCTTTGGTTACTATTTTGCTGATGGGAGTTGCTTTTGCATTGTCTTTTTATTTGATTCCGATAGCGAACCTTAAATTGTATAGTTTGTTATATGATGTGCAACAAACTAAGCCCGAACTTGTTTTGAAGCCCGGATTATTTTATCACGGCATAGATGGTTATACTTTACGCATTTCTGGAAAAAATCCGGAAACCAATACTTTGTATGATGTTCAGATTTATGACCATACCCAAAATCGCGGAGTTGTTCAGCGAATCTTAGCAGATTCCGGCAGTATGATTATTTCACCGGATAAGCGCTCTATGATGATGACACTTTTTCATGGTAGCCAGCATAATGAACCTGTTCCTGAACCCGGAAAAACCCAAAAATGGACTTATACCCGCTTCTATTTTGATACATTAAGATACCGATTTGACCTAACCGGATTTTCTCTTAATAAAACTGACGAGCAGCTATTTGCCTCTCATCAATATATGTTAAATATTCAAGAGATTGGGACTGCCTTAGATTCTATGAAAAAGTTTCGCAAAACTATTGCCGAAGAAACCCGTTTATTTTTACACCCACAATTTATGTTTGAAACCCGTTTACAGAAGCATAATAATGCTGATACCACTACTTTTTCCAATCCACTTAGCTTATTCCCGCAGCACCAGCGCAAAGAGATATGCCAAAGAACCCTTAATTCGGTTCGCGGCTCACTGAATTATTTAGAAGTTGCCCGCCTGCGCAATTCAGAATTACAAAGAAGTGAAGCTAAATATAGTATCGAATATCATTTAAAGTTCTGCTTACCAATTGCTTGTATTATATTTCTATACATTGGAGCGCCCTTAGGAGCAATCATCAGAAAGGGAGGCTTAGGAATGCCGGTTATCATTTCTATTGGTTTCTTTATTTTATTTTATGTTTTGATGACACAAGGGAAAAAATTAGCCCGCGAAGATGTACTACCAACATGGTTAGGAGTTTGGATTCCCATCTTGGTTACAGCTCCCATCGCAGTGTATTTATCCCGGCAATCTACCACAGACTCACGCTTATTTGACCTACATAGTTGGAAAAAAATGTTCAATTTTCATTCTTTCTTTAAAAAGGCAGCTATTCTTCTGTTATTTTCATTTATGGGCGGAAAAGTAGTTGCTCAGCAAACCCTAACAGCTCGACAAGCCGTTGATGCTGCTTTAAAAAATCATTATCAGATTCAAGTAGCTCGTAGTCAAGCTGATATAGCACATATAAACAATCACCCTAGTATTGCAGGTGCATTGCCGGTAGTTACGCTAACACTAAACGATAATCCGCAGCTATCTAATTTATACCAAAAGCTAAGCAACGGAACTATCATTGAAAAAAACTATGCTTCTTCCAATAGCCTCAACTCACAGTTAGCCGGAACATGGACGTTATTCAATGGTTGGAAAATACAGGCCACCCAAAAACGGTTAGCTGTTCTGGATTCACAAGCTCGGTATAATCTCGACCTTACTATTTTAGAAACAGCTTCTGCCACTTTACTGAAATATTATGACGTGCTCCGGCAACAGGCTTATCTCAAAACAAGCCAAAAACTTATCGAAACAGCTCAAAACAAATTACAGATTATTCAGCAACGCATTGATATGGGGCGTAGCACCCAAGATGAGTTTCAGCAAGCAGAATTTGACAAAAATGTAGCCGTACAAAACTTTGAAAGTCAAAAACTTATGCTAAAATACGCAGAATTTGACTTGCTGGAGCAAATACAGGTTTCCCCTGATTCTTCCTATCGTTTTCCGGAAAATTTTGATATTGACACTACCCTGCAATATTCCAAACTCTATTCTAACCTTAGCAAACATCCCTACTTGCTATCTGCCTTAGCTGATGTTGAAGTTGGAGTTTGGCTTTCAAAAGAGGCACAATCATTACGTTTTCCTACATTACGGCTTTCTGCCGGCTACAACTACAGTTTAAGTCAGGCTGCAGCAGGTTTTAGTTTATTGAATCAAAATTATGGGCCAAGTGCCGGAATTTCGCTTTCTGTGCCTATTTTTTCCGGAGGAGCAGCTAAACGCACCATCGAATCGAGTAATATACAGCAACAAATTCAATATCAAAAACTGCAAGGCGCAAGGCAAAATCAGCAAATAAAATTCAAAAAAGACTGGGAAGCATACCAAACGGCAATACAGCAACTTCGCAATGAAAGACAAAATATCCTGTTAGCAGAATCATTATCAAACTCTGCCTTAAACAAGTTGAAAAACGGCCATATTAGTCTGTGGGAAGCTACACAAGCAATTGAAAATTACGAGCGTTCACTAAATCGCTTGATAAATCAACAGTTTGCAGCCAAAATTGCTGAAATTCAGCTATTAGCTACCTCAGCTACTCTATCTTGGTAG